TTCCCCCTCCAGCAAATTGTTTCAGACTTTTTTCAGGTGAACTGCATGTACTCATACGTAAAATAGTCaatcagttttttttattaaaaaaaagaaaaagaagaccCTCATATAGGTGATTATGTCCTATAAATGAATCCTGTGTGGAGAATATAATAAATTGGTTCGAAGTTAACCAAGCGGTAAGCGTGTTTAATTTGCCACGAATCAGGCTGTTTGTCATagtgaagaagagaaaaaaaaaagaatttactcgaaaaaaaataaaaaaaaattgggggcTGTCTGTCAGACAACCTCTAGGGCCATCCTGCACTGGAGTGAACCAGGCAGGAACGATCCTCTACAGCCGTCGGATGACCCGCATCGGAGTGCATCCTGGCCGTTAATCACGCTCTGGCCCAGAGGTTATGTTGCATCAACCAGACTTAAGTGCTTGCCTCCTTTTTGGTAAAGGATGCAACGGTACGAGCCTATAGAACAGATCCTGTTCAAGTAAGGTCGTGCCCTGGGTCACCCGGCTGCAGCTTATAAGTAGCTCAAGATTCGTGTGAAGTGGCGAGGTGGTACTAATCTTTAGCTCCGCCGCTTGCGCTCTGCTGATAGTGCAATGGGCCGGCCCTGTTTAAAGATGTTGCAAGTTGTACAGGCCCACGTTGGCTTTCACTCCAAGAATGTCCTCTCGAGTTTGAATTCTACAAATTTTGACCGTCTCAGCTCTAAGACAGAAACGCGATGCTGTCGTTCTATTCAAGTACGAGTAATACCAAGATTTATTCATTATATTTCATACCAATATTTAGTTCGCGTGTGCGAACGGCGTCCGAGTTTCTCATATAAAGTAGGATACtagaataaattattttacaatGATATATCAATGTCCCATACCATTGGAATTGTCACGGTTAATTTGTTGTTACACACTCGATCCAAAATATAACTCATCATTTTCCAAGTGTCCTATGAACATAGGTTATCCTAGACATTCGAGTTCTTCATTTGCACTTCATTACTTTGTACTGAGTAAatacttattattattattattattattattattattattattattattattattattatagaaaTATGGTATAAATACATATCATTACTTCGTACTCAAATACACGCGTGCACACACCGCTACAAACGCACATCATACCTTTATAAACACATCCAAGAAACCATTAACGGATACATAACCcactattaaaaaattaatcataAATATAAACCCTCGTACCAAATCTTGGATTTAAACCAGTGGTCACATTTCATCACAAAATGATTGCCCATATTTTCCAACACAAGTACTCCATTTTCCCTCCTTTCGACCTTTCATCAATACTACTTCATTGGCACTCTTCGACTTTAGTCATTAATATTTACTACATGGTTATACTATTAATGATGAAAACTTAATGCTTATGTTTAAAATACAACACACTTCATAATACGtcaatttctaaatatttattttttaatgaagAACGGATATATAGTCAAAGTTTTAAATATGAATAGTGTGCGGTTCACAAGTATCCAAGAAAAGGGCGAGAGCATATGCGAAGGGTGGCAAACGTAAGTGATATTTCTTAATTCTTCCGCAATAGGTCATATGCGATTTATTTTATAGTATATAAAAAAGGAAGCACCAAAATCGCAGAAAATATTCACAATTTTTCAGTTCTTGTTACGAGCATGACAAGCGTACTACGCGTATGCAGCAGAAGTCAGCACTCAACAAAACTATTATTACTCCACTGGAGTATTAAAAATGAtctcagaattaaaaataattatcgaAAACGACCTAacaatttcaatttttatttaggtCTATTATAGCCTTTTGACGACATGTAAAAAAGTAAGCCTTTCACAGTATTAATTATTAgtacaaactttaaaaatgatttatttaatattttaaaagaaactattacataaaatatttaaaatgcatcgtttaataatttaaaaatagttgcCGTTTGTATATCCCTATTCAGGGGCGTCCCGGTAAAATTAGGTCCCCGTACGAAATATTAAAATGGGGCCCTAATGACCTAGTAAaattttttatagtaaaattaaaCAATAGTAATTTTTTATATTGCTTCTTTCTGAGATTGAATTAGTTCCTctattctttgtttctttttacgCTTTTGATAGCCGGAATCGTATTTTCTAGACTGCTTCGCCGACGACATGACTTACAACGgaaacaacaaaattaatagatgaatttaaaattttaatcatcAAGAAATCAACATAATTAAATGAGGAAAATTGGAAAAATACCTTAAATTAGATGAGCCTGAGGCCTGAGGGAGTGCGTACTGCATGCAGTGATGCAGGCTGCAGCAGTCTGCAGTGAGCgtagcgtcgtcgtcgtcgccgccgtcgccgtcggacTCAAGGCCAGCTCGGTGGTGTCCGTGTGAAGCACTAAGCAGAAGCGGAGGCTGGAGGTCTGGAGGGGACTGACGAGTGGAGACGAAGCGACGCGGAGATGGATAGTTCACCTTCTGCATTGTTTTGGACCTTAGTTTTACTACTATTTAAACTgcaaattaataaaattaaagtctttaatattattatatacatGGTATACTTAATAGGGGCCCTTAAAAATTAGGGGTCATGTTTAGTCGCACAGCCACATGGGCCTAAGGACGCCTCTATCTCTATTCCAGTATTCCCTTGCTCTGGCTTGCCGTTCGTTTCTGCTTTGATTAAGATTAAATGCTGACGTGTAAAACGAgaaatctattatctattagcatataattaattgagttttagcAATCAGTATAAATTTAAGAAATAAGGAAATTTGATATTCTAAAGcaattttatatagaattttttaagataaaatgTTTAGTACTTTAAAAAGCGGGCTAATGGAAACTGACGAAAAAATTTAGTTtcagcattatttttttttagaccTTAGTTTCAGCATTCCGCCACACATTCTcgaaggaaaaataaaatcccCAACGAAAACCACCTTAAATAATAaaccacatgggccccacatgtcatccaccacacacacacacccgtCCCCTTCCGGATAACTTCGCCGTTAAGTCAAACTCCACTCTTCTTATCTCATCTCCCTCCCCTACcccgtctcgtctcgtctcgtctcgtcacCTCCCTTCCTCACCACACGCAAGATCTTTCCCCCACTACACAATTATCACAAAACACCCTGAACAAAAATATCACCACCAAAACACCCCTCCTTACATACtacatccgtccaaaaaaaactcatctcctaaagtttaaattttgtaaaaaaaaaaaacttctaccaTCTTACATACCCTCAACACGCAAAACTTTAATATGTTTTACCCACCTACCActcttattatatttttttaataattaaaagtattttagtcattttcaCTCTTTACTAATTTCACCTTGAGATTCtaggaattgattttttttaagatagaggAAGTATCTCTCGagatcaaaaaatttatatttcaCATAATTTTATGGAGTAATCTGCAAAATTTCTTCCACACCTATAGGAGGAGGCAAATCCAaacgaaggagagagagagagctcatCGCCATCGTCATGGGAGGAGGCGTCATGCGCACCGCGGCCGCGAAGGTCGGGATCGCCgggggcgcggccgcggcggcggcggcggccgggggcaGGTTCCGCCACGTGGCGCCGGCGTTCGCCACGGCCGCCTCCGCGGAGtccacgacggcgccgacgctggtgtccgcggcgggcggcggcggcggtggcgaggtccccgcggtggcggcgtcgggggcGAAGTGGGCGTCGTCGTGGGAGGTGGACGACTGGGAGTTCGCGGACTGGagggacgtggcggcggcggagcccgagGTGACGGCGGCCGGGAAGCCGAGGCTGGtgttctcgccgccgtcgcgggaggaggccgaggaggccaCCACCGAGCTCAGGGACGCCATAGACAGGTGAAAGATCGCGAAATTTTAGGAGCCTTGATTGCCAATTCGTCGAATTGAGCAGGATTCGGCGAggccatattttttttcccctttttactGTTGAGAGGGGATaaattggggattttttttccttagatgCTTTTAGGGATTGTCTCGATTATCAATTAGCACTTGGTGACCTGTCCCTtatgatttggatttggaagGGTTAGGGttcggatttcggagttcatacTGTCTTAGATTTGGGGATGTTAGTGATTGGATGGTTTGCAGAATCTATTTTAGATTTTTAGGATTAAGGAATGGGTCACATATTTTGTTAGAGCGTCGAACTGTGGAATTAAAATCGTGCTGTGTGTGAACAACCATGGGCCAGTTCAGGGGACTCCTCATTCAAAACTGAGAAATACATTAAAAATGATAGATCATgcactatattttagaacacgAAATTGAAATGATCTTTTGTGTTCTAAAGTCTAGATAAATATGACAAAATTATTGTTTGCCGTTGTTGCTAAGCACTCTACACATTACTACCCCTATCAGCTTTTTTTTTGTACCAACCCTATCAGCTTAAATTGAAAGATGAATCCAGTTTTAGGTTTATAACTAGCCTTCGTTCATGTGTTAATTCAGCAACTAATCATGGAATATACCTACGCCTATTCATGCTTTGTTGGCAAGAGAAAATATTTCGTGCATTTCATTAAATTTCGAATGCTGCACTGAGTACTGTAATCTGCATATGCAcagttttctttatctttaaatttaatttgagATTAGTACATATTTATTTGGTTGTTATGAAATGATTGCTGTAGGGTTTATTTTTCTGAGGCTCCCATAGAAGTTGTGAAAGAACAGGATAAAGATCTTAGCAAGCTGGGAGCTGATGCAATAATTCCTGCTATGCCAGGACATGTGATGCAAGCTTTTACCTTGTTGAAATCAAGCCCAGAGGCACAGGTTTGTATTATATTACTTTATTGTTGTTTTAATCAATCTCCGTCAGCTGTTATTATGATCATATCTATTTCTGAGTTAGGGTATCTCATATTATTTgtgttcatatattttttatgaacgAATATATACATCAGGAAAACTTTATGCACTATTGTTGCTGAGGATGTGTGTTTAGAAACTTGGAAGTCATCAATCAGTTTTTGGTTTGTGTATTTACTGTTATCATGTGCCCTTTTTATATTTAGTATTTTTGCATGTTTCAGTGATTACATAGTATACACTCCATGTTGAGGGTTCATAGTTCAGACTTCACATATGAGCATGGCACTTCATCATTGCATAATTTTTGTGTTGGTTGATTGCTCACCATGGATGCAACTTTTAATTCAGCTTGATTCATTCTGATGGCTCATGTTTCACTAATCTTGTTTTTATTGGTCTCCAGGGTGTTGTTGCATCTCTTGCCTCTGATAAAAATGTCTGGGACGCAGTGTTGAAAAATGAGAAGGTCATGGAATTTTACAAGACGCACCAGCAAAGTATGTACCACCTCGATTACTAACCATTCGCCATTTTATATCTCCTATTTGTCTTTCAACCAAACTGTATTACCCTTATTTCCTTTCTTGAGATGATACAATAATTACATCTTCCTATGACACAGGTCTGGTTTATACTTTCCCTGAGGGCACTGCCTCGGTAGTTTCACCGGAGAAGCTTGCAGACGCCTCCTCAGAGAATTCATCCTCCGGGGAGAAGCCTGAGAGCTCCCCTTTTGCAGACTTCATGGATAATGCAAGGAAGACGGTGATCGAcattgtgaacaatattaccAACTTTTTCCAAGATATGTTCCGCAAACCCAATGAAGCCGAGATTCTTGGTGGATCATTCATGGCTCTGGCCATAGCAGTCATCCTGTTAATTATGTTTAAGAAGGCGTGAGATTTTGGTTCGACCTCCCTTGGGAATGATTGTGCTTTAAATTCGTCGAAAATAACTGGCATCGTATTATTAAGTACTACTACAATGTAATACTATATAGCTGTGTCTACTGCGTCCTTGAATATATTTGAGGACACAGGACAGTACAATAAAGACATCGTTTTATCTAATATCTAATATTGTACAGTACCTTATGTAAATGGCTGAATATCGTCTATATTTGCCGAAGCATAGTCGTTTCGTTGTGTATTTAGGCTACTGATAAAATGGACATTCCAAAAATGAGAATTGGTGTGTTAAGAAAATGTTGGGAGGGAGAACTTGCGAAAgacattatttttaaaaaaaaaaagaacttgctGGGtctgaattttaaaaaaaagaccctCATATAGGTGGTTATGTCATCATAAATGTAAATGAACCTTGCTTGAACCGATTATAAACTCGTCCGCAAAGTTAACCAGGCAACCAAGTTTAAAAGGTCAACTGAACTCGGCCTTCGCCGTCCAAATTTTCTTGAGCGTTTAATTTGCCACGAATCAGGTTGTTTGTCATAGTgtgagaaaagagaaaaaaaaaagatgagaaaagaaaaaattgggGATGTCTGTCAGACAACCTGTGGGCCACCCTGCACTGGAGTGAACCAGGCAGGAACGATCCTCTACAGCCGTCGGATGAGACCCCATCGGATTCATCCTGGCCCGTTAATCACGCTCTGGCCCAGAGGCCAATGTCGCATCAACCAGACTTGAGTGCTTGCCTCCTTATTGGTAAAGGATGCAACGGTACGAGCCTATAGAACAGATCCTGTTCAAGTAAGGTCGTGCCACAAAGCCCCGCGCTCCAACTTATAAGCAGCTCCAGCTTCTTCCAAACTGGCGAGGTGGTACTAACCTATGTCCTTTCAACTAAAGGACTCGAAGCAGCCCAGGTTGACAAAAAGGTAAAGGCCCAGCCCATTTAAAAGATGATCTCTAGTCGCGATGAGTCCCGTCCCGTGTACATTGTTTATAGGAAAAGGCTACacgtactaactttttcttattaaattcttactaacactgatgtgtcatgctatgagtgCATCTAGATTTTTTGTAACTTCCATctacttaaatcaaacggttgagatgattgttagtaaaagtttagtaagaaaaatttagtacgtgtagcatTGCTCTTGTTTATATATCTACCCTTTCTGATACGACTTGTCCATTTGTTCTATGTTTCATATGTAGACGTATCTGTCTGGTATTACCGAACGAGGATGTTCTGGTGGAAATGTGCAATATAAAATAAAACGTGTCAAAGCTTATATAAGAATTATTACGGGACCTATTATTCATTTCATTCATTTCTGCAAAATTGCATCAAGAGTCCTTATAGGGTTTATACATTTAGTATACAACAGGTACAGCTTCGAGGAATAACTGGTGAGCTACTAAAGGTACAACTTTCTTCTTTTTATGCTGTATGAAGCATTGAATCGGTAAGTTGTTAGTAAGCTCTAGAGTACAGTTCTGTTTGCTTTATACCCCAAGGAAATCGATGTCGTTCTCAGTGAGAAACATCTTTCCTCTGTTTGCATTGTTGGCCCTCCGCTGGGAGGGGGGTTGGCCTCTCTGtaaaaacaacatttttagCAGCAGAAGATGTGGTTCCATCTAGTTAACAGAATGAGAAGTGAAATTTTGTACTGTACCTTGCGCAAAACAAATGCGAGGTAGAGATAGGCTACCTCCCATTCatcctgtgacagtgtacctgcaaaGTTTCTGATGTTAGTGGTGGCGAGAGTGGATTATGTTGGAGGTAGGAAATTTACTTGGTTCCGAGTGAAAATTACTTTGGTCCTGCCTTCCATCACCTAGGGCACCCAGCCTCCGCATGAGCTCAGCAAACTCTGGCTTTTGCAAGTACTCGTGTACAAATTCATGGAAGTTTTTCGTCAGAACCAACTCCAGGTCATACTGCAATACATTCAAAACGTGTCAGAACTACATGCATCTGATTGCAACTTTATATGCgcatacaaaatataaaaaggtgTACACGCAGTAGTACacatgagaaataaaatgaactTCCATAGATTTTACAATCAACTTACTGCAAAATAAGGGAAAACAGCAGAGTGTTACTCGCAATAGTTTAAGGAAGAGAATACCTCCTCTGCCAGCAATTTGAAGAGATGGAATGGAACAACCCATTCCGGGCAATCAACAGCATCCTGCATGTTGCCATAGACGTCTTATACATCATAAGTTTCCCAACAGCCAATGCAGCCAACAAGAAAGAACACAAAGATGGAAGTCCAGTCTGGAGGGAAACAAAAATTCTAGCATTCCAATACAACACAAGTATGAAGCCAAAATGCGGGACAACGAAGACCATAAAAAATGAAGGACCAGGACGCCCAAACAAGTTGTAGCACATATATGTTAGTAAAATGACCAGAGGCATTTGCTTCTAAACTCCAAAGAAAATGTCTAGGGTAAATAAACAGTAATCATTGCCAATATCGACATTATGTGCTGTGTGACCTAGAAGAACCTatagttt
The Oryza glaberrima chromosome 8, OglaRS2, whole genome shotgun sequence DNA segment above includes these coding regions:
- the LOC127782946 gene encoding uncharacterized protein LOC127782946; its protein translation is MGGGVMRTAAAKVGIAGGAAAAAAAAGGRFRHVAPAFATAASAESTTAPTLVSAAGGGGGGEVPAVAASGAKWASSWEVDDWEFADWRDVAAAEPEVTAAGKPRLVFSPPSREEAEEATTELRDAIDRVYFSEAPIEVVKEQDKDLSKLGADAIIPAMPGHVMQAFTLLKSSPEAQGVVASLASDKNVWDAVLKNEKVMEFYKTHQQSLVYTFPEGTASVVSPEKLADASSENSSSGEKPESSPFADFMDNARKTVIDIVNNITNFFQDMFRKPNEAEILGGSFMALAIAVILLIMFKKA